The Vidua chalybeata isolate OUT-0048 chromosome 21, bVidCha1 merged haplotype, whole genome shotgun sequence genome contains a region encoding:
- the EGFL7 gene encoding epidermal growth factor-like protein 7: MWSLSCLLWGLLLILSTTSMEGFAQAGRRVCSAAGPPSRLSAHAESHVQPVYQPYLTTCQGHRLCSTYRTIYRVAYRQRYRQLPQPTGSCCPGWSRANSHTLGCNRALCWEPCQNGGSCAFPGRCSCPPGWTGRACQTDVDECASQSHGCSQLCINTAGSFHCACRDGFSLAADEKGCQPLVPAPAPDTSSQAGPSSEMKEEMEDLRSRVEALEEKLQLVLAPFHNLMPPEDVGADPISRLSHSLQQLDRIDSLSEQISFLEERLETCSCKNEL, from the exons ATGTGGAGcctcagctgcctcctctggggactcctcctcatcctcagcaCCACCAGCATGGAGGGATTTGCCCAGGCAGG CCGCAGGGTGTGCTCAGCCGCGGGGCCGCCGAGCCGCCTGAGCGCCCACGCCGAGTCCCACGTGCAGCCCGTGTACCAGCCCTACCTCACCACCTGCCAGGGCCACCGCCTCTGCAGCACCTACAG GACCATCTACAGGGTTGCCTACAGGCAGAGGTACaggcagctgccccagcccacgGGCTCgtgctgtcctggctggagcagagcaaaCAGCCACACGCTCGGCTGTAACAGAG ctctctgctgggaGCCGTGCCAGAACGGCGGGAGCTGCGCCTTCCCCGGGAGATGCTCCTGCCCCCCGGGCTGGACGGGGCGAGCCTGCCAGACAG ACGTGGATGAATGTGCCAGCCAGAGCCACGggtgcagccagctctgcatcAACACAGCCGGGAGCTTCCACTGCGCCTGCCGGGACGGCTTCAGCCTTGCTGCCGATGAGAAGGGCTGCCAGCCCCTGGTGCCAGCGCCTGCGCCAGACACCTCCAGCCAAGCAG GTCCCTCCAGtgaaatgaaggaagaaatggAGGACCTGAGGAGCAGAGTGGAAGCGCTGGAGGAG AAGCTCCAGCTGGTGCTGGCCCCCTTCCACAACCTGATGCCACCAGAGGATGTCGGTGCAGACCCCATCAGCCGCCTGTCCCactccctccagcagctggacaggATTGACTCCCTGAGCGAGCAGATCTCTTTCCTGGAGGAGCGGCTGGAGACCT GTTCCTGCAAGAATGAACTCTAG
- the AGPAT2 gene encoding 1-acyl-sn-glycerol-3-phosphate acyltransferase beta: protein MEMGWLLWGTAVLLLLHVLMELSPTVNFALRIGFYCVLCLVVSALAAVACLLVNGGRTVKNMRIIKAFVRTFKYFFGLRFEVKGLENFKVEGPALIVSNHQSVLDMMGLMEVLPDNCVQVGKKELMYMGSVGLIMYLGGVIFINRKSTSSAKMVMSEVAKTMVAENMKVWIYPEGTRNCTGDLLPFKKGAFHLAVQAQVPVIPVVYSSFTSFYNPKTKLFTSGKIKVEVLPPIETKGLTSDDVTDLSDRCFSTMRETLFRLSGHPGQAKDSS, encoded by the exons ATGGAGATGGGGTGGCTGCTATGGGGCAcggccgtgctgctgctgctccacgTCCTCATGGAGCTCAGCCCCACCGTCAACTTCGCGCTGCGCATCGGCTTCTACTGCGTGCTGTGCCTGGTGGTCTCGGCGCTGGCGGCCGTAGCCTGCCTGCTGGTCAACGGCGGCCGCACCGTCAAGAACATGAG aatcATCAAAGCTTTTGTCAGGACCTTCAAGTATTTCTTCGGCCTGAGGTTTGAGGTGAAAGGACTGGAGAACTTCAAGGTGGAGGGCCCTGCTCTCATTGTGTCCAACCATCAGAGCGTCCTCGACATGATGG GGCTGATGGAGGTCCTGCCCGACAACTGTGTCCAGGTGGGCAAGAAGGAGCTGATGTACATGGGCAGCGTGGGGCTCATCATGTACCTTGGTGGCGTCATCTTCATCAACAGGAAGAGCACCAGCAGTGCCAAGATGGTGATGTCAGAGGTGGCCAAGACTATGGTGGCTGAGAAT ATGAAGGTGTGGATATATCCAGAGGGCACAAGGAACTGCACTGGGGATTTGCTGCCATTCAAGAAAGGAGCATTTCACCTCGCTGTCCAGGCACAG GTCCCAGTGATCCCTGTGGTGTATTCCTCCTTCACCTCCTTCTATAACCCAAAGACAAAGCTGTTTACATCAG GTAAAATCAAGGTTGAGGTTCTGCCTCCAATAGAGACCAAAGGGCTGACGTCAGACGATGTCACCGACCTCTCTGACAGATGCTTCAGCACCATGAGGGAGACCCTCTTCAGGCTGTCAGGCCATCCAGGCCAGGCAAAGGACTCATCCTAG